DNA sequence from the Glycine soja cultivar W05 chromosome 18, ASM419377v2, whole genome shotgun sequence genome:
CAACCTAACCTAATTCATGGGGAGTTGAGCAACTTATTAaccaattattatttattaggttCTCCCCCACAAAACAAAAGCTACCTATTATGTCagtatacaaaatattttctttggaAAGTAACAAAATACTTGTTTCCTCGATGAATTCAATTTAGGCACAaggaacaaaattatttttcatatttacgCCTGTGTGGATGTTTGCTCTCTCTTCTTCAATTTCTGCTGACCAAtacaaaaaagtgaaaaaacacAGAGCAACGTTGGTCTTCTTGTTTACATTTTGCAACTCCTAAAACCTAAACCAAATTCAAAACAGATTTTGCAAGTATTTGCCGGAATAAATgtattcacaatttttttttccttcgagGTTTTTAATATTGATGACTGAaagttaaaaggaaaaattgtgAATTACATTCATGCTTTTATACAGATGTTGTGTCTAaatttctcttctttattttcttgattaaaaatgataatattaaataaataattaatttgactaatttttgtggattgaaaagatttttctttcgtCAATCCCCCCCTCCCAATTCATATTTCACACTTATATTATTGTGAAGGAAATTCTACCATTTTGGTAATACATATTATTGTAAGGGGAATTTCTTGCATTTAGAAATATGAATTGATAGAAATGCACTTGTCATTTTTATGTCTTGTTGCCATGGGTACCTCCAATCAACTTGATCAGAGACGCATCTTGCTTGTTGGATTATAATTGTTGTTAGCCTAAAGGATTTTTGCCCATGGTAAAGATTAAATATGAGATTTTTCACTAAATAGATGATCACCACAGTGTGTTAGCATAAGGTGTCTAACCACTACACCAATCAGTCGGGTGATTGCACTTGTCATTTGTCAATATGTTAAGAAATTTCAATtcattaataacttttttattagcATAAAGTCGTGAAACATAAGTTATTCTGTTTGTTTGAATTCCAATTCACTTGTTGTAGTCTTTATCTTGTTAAGCAGCCCTGACCCAGTGGCTAAGCTAGAAAACTATTTGAGTTGACTTCTGTGGTAATTTCTTTGGCTgcaatgagaaaataaaaaccaaagcAGCAAAAAAGACAAACACCTTTACCAGTTTATGTAAGTGGGGATCCTACTAAAACACGAGAGAATAGGCATAAAAGTCATGATAGGATTGAAATGttacataataaaaaactaaaacaaagatGGGTACCATAAAAACTCATAACATGTCTAAGTAGTTGAGGTTTTAAAGTTAAATACAATTAAAGTaattgataaaaggaaaaaaaaacttaccaaAAAAGCCTAATTCGACCAGgtcatttttatacaaaatgtaCATTTTTATAATCGTCtttcaacactttttttttattaaactaaatTACCTAGAATATTCTATTCTCACAAACATTAACCTAACATTGCCTAATCAAAACTTACTTTTCAATACTCCAGAATATTCTCACAAACATTAACTTAACAATAATACTATcactttttctttccaaaaaaaatatatttatttataacaaattaatagaagctaaaaaaaagcaaagaatgtaaaatgtaaatatgaaTATAGTACGTAGCAGTATAAAAGAATTCAActattcataaattattttaatttaactcaTGAGTTTATGTGCttaatgaaacaaataaattcaagatttaatttaaacctatttatttaaataagaaattaacattaataatttgtaaatatatatcTGTGTATTCTTTAAAgagttgtaattttatttatacatatgcTTAAAGGAttataattaaatctaaaataattttatattcactACTTACCCAACTCTAATTTTTAAgatgtatattttaaataaataaccaacaACCTTCTGTACAAAATTCTCAtatcttcatcatcaaaatttattgttttatttttcgaaGTCATCTCAgttattacaaaattatatagtatttgcattttattttcttaataccATGCTTGATAActgttaaattaataattttaaaaataattctgggaagaaaactaataaaaaataataaattaatccattaatttcaattttgtatctttaaaataagtaaatttcaaactttgaaaatttattcatttaagtaaaataaaataaattttagcaactactttttttttttctcttcatgaatgataaatcaaacataaaagtTCAGCTGTCAAATTTTGTTACTAGTAGTCTCGTACGAAAATACCACTGTTGTACTGTGTTATGTCGACgagaataaaacaaacaaaaaatattcaaagatACAGAGAACCATAACCAAAGCCATAGCCACCTTCCTGAAACCCAATTCCTCAATAGTTTCTCACCCTTCTCTTCATCTACTCTTTCCAAAAGGTAAGCTATTTTGCTTGCATCCTTCGCTTTTTCTCAGCTTTCATGGAGTGTAACTGGTCATCTACTTGCCACCCTTTTGTGCCTTGCAAATAGGGTTTTATGCTCTAAATTTGGTTGTGATGCTTTTTACTTTCCAcccttttcttgtttttttcaaaAGGATTGTTGTTTTGGGCTGTTTTGGTTTTGTGGGTCAAGCTGTTGTTTCCTCTGTTATGCCGTGTGTCTGATGGTAAATTTTTTGGATTGTTTCTCTGCCCCTCTTCTTCTTTCTATAGTATTGATTCTTTGGATTGTTTTTCTGTTtgtaaagtttatttttttgataaaatttatatgcTAGTTCAAGTAATCTGTAACTGGGATGTTAATGGTTTTTGTTAAAATACAGTCATAATAGACATGAAGATTGATGTTCCGTGCCAAGGTATTTATGTCTATATTCTATTGCAACCATTATAATCTAGTACAAAGATTAGATGGAGTTCCTTTGGTGCTTTTGGTGTTGTTCTCCGATTTGAATTGGAGTTTCACCCCGAAAAACCTATGCTGGCTTTTAATATAAACCTTTATTACACAAAGTATTGAGGTAAAACTTTAATTCTAATTTGAGAACATTATGAGTTTTTTCTTATAATCTATATGCTATATGGCTTTATTATGTACCTAGAATAATTTCTATGGAAATCTTATGGATTCTATAATCATTTCTCAAAATGTAGGGCTTGGCTTCCTATAACCTGTTTTACCTTGTGTTTGTTTGTGTAATTTGAAATATCTATCAATGTAATTGTGgctttatgaaatttaaattcatttcttATGTGGATTAATCTTTAATACTATTATTTGGCTTGTCATAGCAGAATTGATGTATAAAGTCTGGTGGCCTCTGATGTGATCCCCTTTTGATGTCAAATACCAGAAGAGAATGAAACTATGATTGATTGACGTTGTTTTGATTTAACAAAAGAATTAGTGGAAAATGGGAGGTTGCTGTTGTTCTGCCAGAAAACCTCATCTGCAAGGGGCACCAGTGTATTACTATGTTAGTAGTTTTCTATCCTCTCTTACCTGATTTGTAACTTAAGACTGTATGGTAGCTGATAAGAATCTATCTAGTAATCTCATtccatcatttttattttcaacatcCTCCCCTATTAATCATTAGCATTAGCAATGATTGAGTGAAGGACTACTTGCTGAACTGTTGAAGGAAAATTCAAACTATTTCATAATCAACTTGCTATTAAAAGCCTTAAAATGGTTGCTATAGGGGAACCACTGCATTCATAATATATGATTTCTGCTTTATTTTGTttacaaaattactattttcatttttttttcttttggattcAATGGCCCTGAATATTCACTTAATTAAAAGATCAAACAGTTTCCTGTGTAGGAATATAACAACATGGATTTATTGCCATTTTCTGGACTGCAGCACATTTTTCTAGCATAAATATCAGATTCCTTGCAAAAAGGAGAGCTAGTGAATATTACTGTTATAGTTGAATCAAGTTATGCAGCTGACAGAATTCACATTCATGATGCTCAAAGTGAATTCTGGAAAGCTGCTACATGGATTGAATGTAGGGGAAGATGTATGGGCGGAAGCTAAATAAtggaatattattattgttcaaatggaattatttctctttttccttcttaaaaACCAATTCTATTACATTGGTTCTGTGCCCTCTAAGTTTTGGTGGATAAATGCAAaggaaatcaaataaaaatccaTACCTACCTTCATATTCAATTTGTATTTTCTATGCTTGGACTTGACTTTATGGATAGTATGCTGAAAAGAATATGgacttgacttgaacaaaattGTTATGGATACTTTGCAATCTAACTCTACCTAAAAGACCTATTGTTTTTGctccttctttcttttacttcaAGGCATGATCCCCTGGGGGATGCCAAATTAGAAGGTGGCTCAGTTGAAGCATGAAATGGATTGTTTTCATTATTctgttcaattttaaaatataaatacttcCAGAACAGTAATCTGGTGTGGTTATCAGTTTGTTCTTTTTAGATTATGgtttataattatttgtgaTGAGCTTATTATTTGAAGCTTAAAAAATCCTGTTTGCAGTGCCCACCAACTTTTGAAGAGCGTGAGTCTTTAACATCTAATGATGGCTTGAATGCTTCAGTCAATGCTGGATTTCTTGTTGGTTTGAACCTGGAAGCATCCATGCCTGATACTTTCCAGCCCCCTCCTGTGCCTCTACCTTATGATATGGTCTTGGGAGGTTCTGCATCAACAGATTCTGAATCTGGCAGAGAAACAGTTAGTAGTTTTGAAACTTCAATTACACTTGAAGATGTTGAAGAATCAGATTGTAAAGCTCAAGCCAATTCTGCTCCTACATCTCCAAAGAAGGCACAACTATCAAAATCAAATGTAACTCAAGAATTAGTGACAGAAGAAGAGGATGTCTGTCCAATTTGTCTTGAAGGTACTGTTGCTTGTGTTATTAAAAGTAATCTTTTCAGAGATTTTCCATGTTTCAGCCATGCAAATCAAGAGGAATCAGTCCTCTCTCTCCCACGTGAATGATGAGaataataatttgatatatttttttttcaatgcagAATTTGATGTTGAAAATCCTAGAAATTTGACAAAATGTGAACACCATTTTCACTTATCATGCATTCTTGAGTGGATGGAAAGAAGTGACTCATGTCCTATATGTGATCAGGTTTGGCTTTTGCATTAACTCTATTACATGAAAAGCCTCATCTTAGATTTGTTTCCAATTTGCATTAAATGCATGTTTGGTAATGCTTAAATTTGGAAAAATGATTGCTTATTTTTCATTAGTTATCTCAGGAAACTGGTAAAAAGAAGTGattatttcttcaaaataagTTGATTCGAACATCACTAAATGTCataatcatgttaactgcaccTTAATTCAGGTGCACCAAATATTGGAATTAAAAAGAGAGGTGACAAAAGTGTTTTCCCCTACCTTCTTTTCTTGGCAAACTAACTCTAGCAGTCCCAGTTAGATGctgattattgattatttttaacgATAAAATAATATCTGTACGACCATTTTTATATAGGAAgtcaattatgatattttgaatatggagatGATCAATACTCTTTCTCCTTGTTGACAATAGTATTCTTGGCAAtactcttttttctttgatgTTACAGGAGATGATATTTTGACCAGACAATGAATTAGTTTGATTGTTCTAAAATCAAGCTTGTAAAATGAATGGAAGATAGATGAAGATCATTTTATGATAATTGGTTAGATGATGGTAGCTACAGATTCATTTTCAATTCGTGGTGCATTGACAAAGTCTTCATTTTAGTAGGCCCAACCTCTAGTCACGAGGTTTTGACAGAATGCTAAACCATATGATATAGCATATCTGTTCAAATGCAATTCCTTTGGTCAGAATTTGCCCATTATTGTTAGTGAAAAAATGCAGCAATTCTCTAGATGCCAACATTCATTTTCACAGATGCATTTTTATTTACTGCTCTCCATTctcttgtaaaaaaattctcaatatttatttgtcttgcctaatttacattttcattgtgtatatatatacactagtGGATTCTTGGGGTTCAGTGTTTTTGCAATAAGTAATTATCAAGAATACAATAATAAGATCCTTTTCCTATTAAATTTTCTTCACTCCATTCTTTTCCATTAATACCTCCCAACTCCAATTATGAAGTTAACTAATAAGTACTGCAataaccttttctttttctcttcaattcTTCCCTTGCTTTTTTTAGTAATCTTTAGACTTTTCAAAAgaccaaggaaaaaaaaagatgctTATTTCATTTCTTGCGCCACTAATTTTTGGTGGCATACCATTTATGATAGAACCAATGCATAAGGTCAATTCCTATAGCAATTAGGATGCGATTTGAAAAGGCAGTTAGGCATTCCAACAACATATTGGAAATTCATCAAACAAGTAGCTATTTCTGTGTGTTAAACCGTCCGTGGAAAGGGTCCATATTGTGTATTGCATAATTTATGAAATTGGAAATAATTAGTCATGCTAAATCTGGTGCTGAAGAATATATGTTCCTTTCAGAAATTGATAACAAATTTCAGCTAGCAACATATATTGGTGAAGCTTATGCCATGGGACCCACCAATTGGTGATTGTACATACGAGgtctctttctttctcaaaaTCACGTGATTGCATACATTTACCACGGCTGTTTGTGATGCTACTTCAAAAAAATTGCTAGCTGAAAAAAGTTAGgaataatttgttttaaggATTCACAAGTAGAACACAAATGTGTAATATGGTCATGCAGTCATTTTAAACATTACACATGTATAAATATACTATAGCATGTAACTTGAGACTGAGGCATAGTGACAGTCATCTTAACCAAATTATTAgtttaaatagtaaaaatatacCAATACCAGCGTCCAAAATCATGCTCCTAAGAGGCATAATGACAGCATTCCAAAAACGACAGcaaaaaatgacataaaattaCTTTATAAATCAAGGCTAAGAgaaacattaaaagaaaattcacaATACAGTTTGTATCAGTATAGGGACAGAGCTAAAATTTCACAATAGCTGCACCTAATTCTTGCAATATTGCTATCAATCAAGGATCATAGCTTAATTGTTCACATTATGCAGCACTTAAAATTGTGATGCAGCACACTAAAACATTTTTGTCCAAAACACTTTCAGTAAAATGAGAAGTCCTTGAATGTGGTTTGGGGCAGGCAATATGCAGCATGTTGCTGCAAATGACCTAAATGTAGAGTGCATAATGCAACAATTGTGTAGCATTGCAGAACAGTATGTACCACCCTGTGCAAATATAGTgcaaattatgtaaaaaaattgatgcaatCAGAAACCAAACAAAAGACCAAAATCTTCAACCACTGGATAATTTAAGTGAAATAATTGTCTACATCAACAATACTGTCTCCAAAAAAAAACCATTGACAATAATTCCAAAATGAAAACACCAATGACCCCTAATTGTTttcccaaaaaagaaaaatgttcgcAATCAcccaaacttttattttttttaacaagggTGCAACATGAGAGgcattgataactgctaaataattgtattttgataatagaaaataaggcaaaattgtctttaaaaataattatttagcagttatttgcgcttaaatattaaagaattgatgttttgttgaattttggctgcagatataaaaattggaggtgtaacaagcaaaaaggccagaaaaattgaagaaaagaagaaaatctgaAGCAGGCCCAGCCCAAtacgcgcgctaagcgcgtgtCACGCGCTAAGCCCGTGATCTAACAGAAGTGCGCGCTAAGCCTGCGATTCAACAAAAGAACGCGCTAAGCCTGCAACACGCGCGCTAAGCTGCGATCCAACAGAAGAACGCACTAAGCCTGCAACATGCGCGCTAAGTGCGCGATCTACACGCGCTGAGCGAGGGGTGTCGCGCTGAGTGCGCCTACGAAGGCTCAAAGCCCACTTCaacagctataaatagagagtcagTCCAAAGGAAAGAACACACCACAACAGaaccccctctcctaggggtttcatttactttctttctttcattttcttttctgtttttatcttgcatattcatctttatattaTGTTAGGGGTTAAATGCTCGaaagagggtaacttctaaataagatttaaagaagatatgcatgcattagttttaggggttagacgctcgggggaggataacttctaatagaacaagaagaaaagatatcataataaaatcattgctagacatagagtgattgcattatgctcatgcgtcaaagcaaacatctagaattagaacttcatgcattttatctattgagtctttgcaaaggcatttgggggataaataggtaaaataggcttgtcatcgttaGACATCAGGGTCAAGTAAATGAATAGATGTGGGTGGGATAGAATCACCTGaattggtaaagaaaaaaatcataaactcatacatcctagACAGGCTAGGCAAGTCAGTTCCCAACATTATCTTATCTTgaaattatcttcttttttttatctaaatcttttatctttcttatcTTTCACTTTTCTAATCttctacctttttctttatcttttaattttatctttaattcttttatcttttcctttatcttctaattttatcttttcttatcttctacctttttctattttttattttaaatttattatctcttgcttgtaaattgggtttgcattagtctaagtacaaacaaaatccttgtggattcgacactcggacttccgagcactttactacttgtgacaatttggtacacttgccaacaaGTCAACAAGCATCAAAATAGTCCATGATCCCAACTAGGTTGACACCAGAAGCACTACTCATCCTCTGCATACAATCACCCAAACTAAAACCATCATGTTGTTGACAAGAAAAAGGCCATTCCTATAAATCACATGCCATCTCTAAAAAAATCTCATTCCTAACTGAATTGGAATTCTTCAAATCTTAGTGCAGTCTCAGATACTAATGAAGCTTGAGTCGGTGGGGCCAAATTTGAGTTGGAAACAACTGTTTCTTCAGGTGCTACACTTGGTTGAGGTATTTCAGTTGCTGCACCAattttccctctttccactgctaCTGTTGAATCTGTGATTGTACTTGGTACATCACCCTACTACTCTGATGTCTGTTACATCAATATAGTGATCCAATTAATAGATTCCATAAGACAAAGTCAGAAAAAGTAGTATATTGAGTTACCTTTTTTTTCTAGTTGTTGCATTAGcaacatttttttcctctttaaaTTCTGTCAAAACACCAAAAAATGTACCAAGGCAACATTTGTGTCCCATTCAAAATTTCACCACACACATCTATTAGATTGTCATCCATTTCCTATTAACGATCTGACAAAATTAGCAAGCAAACTCACGCCAAAATTAAAATAGCAAGAAAAAATCAAGGAGAAAACCTTCTTGTTCTGAGCGTCAGCACCTTGGAAAAGTTGGCATTTTTGTTCATGGTAAACCTTTTACAAGaccatagaaaacaaaaaacgaCAACAATTAGCataagcaacaaatacagaTAGAGGAAACAAAATACCAAGATGAAGGCCCTACTCAACTCCATGTTGTCTAGCTCTCCTATGATTTTCACCCTCCCTTGTCGTTGTTCGCAGTGACCTCTTCAAAAATATGGACTTCTCATTCATTGTCAAAGATTCTACAACACCATATATTACAACCAACTCTAGTTAGGATTATTACCATAGTTAGCTGAGCTGGGTGAACTCAAGGCCAATCACAGTTGTAATTGCGGCGGGGTTGCTCCACTTCTTActtccatcaaagaggaatTTGTCATGTCATTTCTAATGGGTGTCAATGAGAGTTTTGCCCATGCTAGAGGTCAAATCTTGTTGATGAAACCGATTCCGGATATTGATGAGACCTTCTCATTATTGCTTCAAGATGAAACTCAGAGGCTTGTTGGTGTTCAACCAAATTCTGCTCCTCCTGCTGAAATGGCTTGTGCTGTAACCCAATCCAATGCCAAGGGAAAACCTACTCGCAAGGATAGACCGTTCTGCTCTCATTGCAACATCCATGGGCACACAAAGGAAAAATGCTTTGAGATCCATGGATACCCTCCAAGCTTTAAGAAATCTAGGAATACTTCAGCTGCAAATAACTCAGTGAATAACATTCTTGAAGTTGCATCAGGAGAACAAAGTCAACCTTGGTCTCAACAACAATGCCAGCAAGTTCTTGCCCTCCTTCAAGCTCAAATGGCACAATTGCCTGGTGCCTCTCAGCAAGACTCCTCTGACACGGCAGGTATTGAAACCATAGGCATGTCAAACTCTACTTTAAATTCCCATTTCCAAGCACCTAATGCTTGGATTGTTGATTCTGGAGCAACAACTCACATTACTTGTTTTCCTGAATTTCTCTTTAACTTCAAATTCTTGGAAAACAAGTTTGTGCTTCTACCAAATGGAACTAGAGTTCAAGTGGTTGGAACTGGTTCTGttaggataaattctcgcattGTTTTGCATAATGTCCTTTATATTCCCTCTTTTCATGTCAATCTAATTTTTGTGCCTAAGATCACTCCCAATTGTAAAATtggtgtgttgtttgaagacacTTTTGTTCTTTTCCAGGACACTCAAACACACAAGACGATTGGCAGAGGTGATCTCCATCTTGATTTGTTTCTTCTCTATACAGAGCACACACACTCACATTTGCCGCCTCACGTACACTTGTGAATTCACACTCTTCAAATTGTAATGATGTAGTTACAGTTTGTAATAATGTTCTTAGTGAACAATCTTTGTGGCATTCCCGTTTGGGACATGTATCTGACGAGATTTTGAAACTTTTtgcaaataaaaattcattgcaTTTGACATCTCATAGTTTTAAAGATTGCATGGTCTGCCCCCTGTCCAAATttagaaggctttcttttatttcaaataaccaTTATTCTGAGTCCCCATTTGATCTCATACATGTGGACACTTGGGGACCATATCAACATGCTACTCATGATGGAAAGCATTACTTTTTGACTATTGTTGATGATAGTTCTAGGTTTACATggttatatttaatgaaaaataagtcTGAGGCTACTCAGTTGATCAAgaatttctttgtttttgttaaaacaaattttgacAAGCCTATAAAGCAACTGAGATCTGACAATGCCAAAGAACTAAAACTTGATGACTTTCTAAGTGAACAAGGCACATTGCATCAGTTTAGTTGCCCTTATAGGCCTGAGCAAAATTCAGTGGTGGAAAGAAAGCATCAACATTTGTTGAATGTTGCTAGGTCTCTATTGTTTCAATCAAAGGCTCCATTTCATTTTTGGGGAGAATGTATAAACACTGcagtttttctaattaatagagTGCCTACTCCTGATCTTAAAGGTTGTTCACCATATGAGCTTCTCTACAAAAAACAACCACCATATGAACACCTTAGAGTTTTTGGCTGCCTATGTTATGTTGTTGTACCATTGCATCAGAGAAACAAATTCTCACCTAGAGCAGTTCCTACTGTCTTTCTAGGATATCCTCTTGGTTATAAGGGGTATAAATTGTATGGCATAGTTAACAGGAAGTTTATTATATCAAGAgatgttgtttttgttgaacaTAAATTTCCCTTCACATCTGCTAGTGAACCAGCAACCATTGAGGATCCCTTTGAGCACATTGTCTTGCCCAAACCTATTGAAACACACACAATTGACCTTCAAACAGAGCCTGCATCCACTACAGGCGAACCTCCAATCACTGCAGAAAATAAACCAGTTCCTGCAGATGAACCACATGAGCCTAGTCAGGAAACTGAACCAGCCACTGTGACACAACCTGATACTGTCCTTAGAAGATCAACTCGTGTATCTAATCCCCCCTCCTACCTAGATGCTTACATACATCAAACTACCTACCTTATGTCTGACTACATGAGTTTCTCTGCTCTATCCACTCCTTATCAAACGTTCATATGCAATATTGATCAACATTATGAACCAAAATACTATCACCAAGTTGTGAAGTATCCTCAATGGAGGAATGCTATGAATGAGGAAATAAAAGCCTTGGAAGAGAACAAGACTTGGTCCATTGTCACTTTACCTCCAGGCAAGCAAACAATAGGCTGCAGGTGGTTGTATAAGAACAAATTCAACTCTGATGGTAGTCTAGACAAGC
Encoded proteins:
- the LOC114394553 gene encoding probable E3 ubiquitin-protein ligase RHB1A, whose product is MGGCCCSARKPHLQGAPVYYYCPPTFEERESLTSNDGLNASVNAGFLVGLNLEASMPDTFQPPPVPLPYDMVLGGSASTDSESGRETVSSFETSITLEDVEESDCKAQANSAPTSPKKAQLSKSNVTQELVTEEEDVCPICLEEFDVENPRNLTKCEHHFHLSCILEWMERSDSCPICDQEMIF